The segment GAGCTGAAGAAGCTGCAGATCTACGGGGCCGGCCCCAAGATGTTGGGGTTGGGGCTGGTGGCCAAAGACAAGACCCTGCGGAAGAAAGGtaggggggggggaaccccTCCGGGGGTGACTTGAGGGGCACAGGGAGGTTGctgtgacaccccccccccccagattcTTTTGTGACACACCCCCGCCCCTAATTCTTCACCCCACAGATAAAGAAGGTCCTGAGTGTCCCCCCACAGTGGTGGTGAAGGAGGAACCGGTGGGAGCCGAGGCCAAGGTGGAGCCGGTGTCTCCCCGCGCTTacctggaggggaaggaggagctgcGGCACAGCCCTGAGCCCTGCACCAAAATGACCATGCGCCTGCGCCGCAGCCACAGCAACAGCCAGTTTGTAAGTACCCCCACGCtgtggggcagagccccccacGCTGTGGGGCAGAGCCCCCACCTCAACTCCTTCTGCCTCCGCTCCAGGTCGATTCCTACATCTGCCGAATCTGCTCGCGGGGGGACGAGGATgacaagctgctgctctgcgACGGTTGCGACGACAACTACCACATCTTCTGCCTCCTCCCGCCCCTGCCCGAAATTCCCAAGGGCATCTGGCGCTGCCCCAAATGCGTCATGGCGGTGAGGATGGGGGGGGACGACACGCGAAACCCCCCCAAACACCTGCATTGTGCCCTGGACACCCCCCCCGCATCTTGTGTCACGTCCCAGTTGCGGGGCTAGGGATGCCCCCGTTTCGCGTCATGCCTCGTCTGTCTGTGGGGCCAGGGACCCCCAACTTAACGGCCTGTCCTATctgaggggctggggacccccggATCACTTCCAGTTCTACCTGTGGGGCTGGAGACCCCCGTCTGTGGGGTTAGAGACCCGTGGGCCATGTCTGCAGGGCCAGGGACCCCAGATGCAATGTCTCATTCCATCTGCAGGCCTGGGGACCCCCATTTGTGCGGTTAGAGGTCTCTGTGCCACATCTGTGGTGCCGGGGACCCCCAACTCGATATCTGACCCcatctgtggggctggggacccccgtGCCAACCCCCTGCCTGGCATCCCATCCTATCTGTGGAGCTGGGGACCCTCGCCTGGGGTTAGGGACCCCCCGTGTCGcatctgtggggctggggacccccacaCCGACCCCCTGCTTCACATCCCATCCTGTCTGTGGGGTTAGGAACCCCCTTATCGTGTCTTTAGGGCTGGGGAGCCCCAGCTGAATGCCCTATGGtatctgtggggctggggacccccactCTGACCCCCCCACCTCATCCCTCTCCCCCAGGAATGCAAGCGACCGCCGGAGGCTTTCGGCTTCGAGCAGGCGACGCGGGAATACACCCTGCAGAGCTTCGGGGAGATGGCCGACTCCTTCAAAGCCGATTACTTCAACATGCCCGTCCACGTGAGtacccccaaacccccccagggaccccgGTGAcacccccgccccctccccccccccccccaagtcccGAACGTCCTCTGTTTCCCATTTTCCCCAGATGGTCCCCACGGAGGTGGTGGAGAAGGAATTTTGGCGGCTGGTGAACAGCATCGAGGAGGACGTGACGGTGGAGTACGGCGCCGATATCCACTCCAAGGAATTCGGCAGCGGCTTCCCCATCAGCGATGGCAAAAGAAAGCTCTCGCcggaggaggaggtgagggaGACGCCGTCCCCAACCCCACAGGGGTGTCACCGGTGGCGGGGTGACGCTGTCCTTAACGTTCCCCTTAACGTAGGAGTACGCTGGCAGCGGGTGGAACCTGAACGTGATGCCGGTGTTGAAGCAGTCGGTGCTGTGTCACATCAACGCCGATATTTCGGGGATGAAGGTGCCCTGGCTCTACGTGGGGATGGTCTTCTCCGCCTTTTGCTGGCACATCGAGGACCACTGGAGCTACTCCATCAACTACCTCCACTGGTGGGGGGCTCGGGGTGATCCTGGGAGGTGTcagaggggagagaggaggggttttgggggggcCCTGACCTCATTCCACCCACCCAGGGGTGAGCCCAAGATGAAGCCATGGGGCGAGAGGAGGTTTTTGGGGTGCTGTGAGCCCCTAGGGGCAAGCCTGAGGTGTGGTACAGGGTGAGAAGAGTATTTTTGGGGTGTCCCAACCTTGTCTCCCACCCAGGGGTGAGATGaagttggggtggggggcgagAGGAGGTTTTTGGGGTGCTGTGACCCCCTGACGTCCAGCCCAAGATGGGTTTTGAGGTGAGAGGAAGTTTCTGGGGTGCCACGAGCCCCTCGGGGGCAAACTCAAGATGAGTtatggggcaggaggaggcttTTGGGGTGCCAGGACCCTGTTGCCTGCCCAGGGCTGAACCCAAGGTGTGGTACAGGGTGGGATGAGGTTTTGGGGTCTCCCAAGCCACGGTGTGGGATGGGAGGAGGGGTTTTGGGGTGCCCCTGACCCCGTTTCCCCCTCAGGGGTGAGCCCAAGACGTGGTACGGGGTCCCCTCCTTCGCGGCGGAGCACCTGGAAGAGGTGATGAAGAAGCTGACGCCGGAGCTCTTCGAGAGCCAGCCCGACCTGCTCCACCAGCTCGTCACCCTCATGAACCCCAACACCCTCATGGCACACGGTGTCCCTGTGAGTATCGAggttccccccccaccccccaatccGTTATTTCCCTTCACCCCCAAATTTTATCCCCCTTTTAGGTTGTACGGACCAACCAGTGTGCCGGCGAGTTCGTCATCACCTTCCCCAGGGCGTACCACAGCGGTTTCAACCAGGGTTACAACTTCGCTGAGGCCGTCAACTTCTGCACTGCTGACTGGGTGAGCCCCTGCGCCCCAAAAAAACCTCAGGGGAACCCCCAAAATCCCAGAGAAACCCCAAAATCTGGGGTGAGAACCCCGAATTCGGGCTGGGTGCTCctgagggaggaggagatgtGGGGAGCTCTGAGCGTTTTGTGCAGTCCGCTGCTACGGTTTGAGCTGGGGGTGGCCGGCTCCATATCGGGATGTGTTTTGGGGTACAAGGGGGGGTCCCCCGAATTCAGGGGTGTGTCCTAATGCCTGGCGTTACCTGCAGCTGCCCGCCGGCAGGCAGTGCATCGAGCACTACCGACGTTTGCGACGTTACTGCGTCTTCTCGCACGAGGAGCTCATCTGCAAGATGGCAGCTTGCCCCGAAAAGCTGGACCTCAACTTGGCGGCCGCCGTTCACAAGGAGATGTTCGTGCTGGTGCAGGAGGAGCGTAAACTCCGCAAGGCGCTGTTGGAAAAGGTGGGATAACACCAGGggaacccccacccccccccaaaaatgTGGAGGGGGTCTGCAGTGGGGCTGACAGTTGCGTtttgtgcccccccccctcccccagggtATCACGGAGGCAGAGCGAGAGGCTTTCGAGCTGCTGCCCGACGACGAGCGGCAGTGCGATAAGTGTAAGACGACGTGTTTCCTCTCGGCGCTGGCTTGTTACGACTGTCCCCAGTGCCTCGTCTGCCTCTACCACATGGATGACCTCTGCAAGTGCCCCCGCAGCAAGCAGTATCTCAGGTGGGGAAGGgtcccctgctgctggggggggatgTGGGTGAGGTCTTGCGGTGCTTGGTGGGTCTGTAAGAGGGGGTGTGGGCTGGGTTTGGGGGTCTTGTTTGCTCCTGCCGTACCCTTGGGATGGGCTGCGGGCACAAGGAGGGGCTCCCAAGCCCTGGGGGAGGTTGAtgggcccccccccccaaaaccccttGCTGCCCTCCCAGGTACCGCTACACGTTGGACGAGCTGCCGGCCATGCTGCACAAGCTGAAGGTGCGAGCGGAGTCCTTCGACACCTGGGCCAACAAGGTCCGCATCGCGCTGGAGGTGGAGGACGGCCGCAAGCGGAGTGAGTTGAGGGGCCCAGGGGGGATTTCTGGGGGGGTTTAGGGGGGTTTTGGGGTACAGCCTTGACAcacccttcccccccccgcccctgtGCCTGGCCAGCGCTGGAGGAGCTGCGGGCACTGGAGTCGGAGGCACGCGAGCGCAAGTTCCCCGAGAACGAGCTGCTGCACCGGCTGAAGGGCTGCCTGGGTCAGGCCGAGCGCTGCGTTTCCGAGGCCCTGGGGCTCATCAGCTCGCAAGAGACAGGGTGAGTGCCCCcctcccctgtgtccccagcagccccatgtCACCATCCtggctccttctcctccccGTGCACCTGTCCTGTCACCTCAAGCTGCTGAAAGTCTTGTGTCCCCATCCCGTGTCCCCCCGGCCGCCCGGCTCCGGTCCCCCCAGGACCCCTGTCCCAGCCTTCCCCTGTCCCTCCAGGTCCCAGTCacccccctgtcccccacctTGTCCCCACAGTCACCCCAGGGGTGACATAGCCTCGCATGGCTGCAGGGTACCAGCACCCTCGCTGACGGTGGAGGAGCTCCGCACCTTCCTGGAGCAGATGAACCAGCTGCCCTGTGTCATGCACCAGATTGGGGAGGTCCAGGTGAGCCGGGGAGGTCTCTCTGCATTGCCCCCCCctcattttttttgtggggaCACCGTGTCACTGATGCTGTcccccccccactccctgcTTCCAGGCCTTGCTGGAACGCGTGGAGGCTTTCCAAGCAGAGGCACGGGCCGCGCTGGAGTCGACCCCCCCCGGGCCAGGGGCTCTGCGGGGGCTGCTGGAGCGAGGGGCCCGGCTGGGTGTGGAGGTGCCAGAAAGCCGGCGCTTGGAACGGCAGCTGGCCCAGGCCGCTTGGTTAGAGGAGGTGACGGCCACCCTGCGGTCCCCTCGTGCCCGCGTCCCCCTCCCCGTCATGAGGGGTCTCATCCAGGCTGGCCGTACCGTCGCCCCCAGCCCGGCTGTCGACGTGGCCATGGCcgagctgcaggagctgctcacCATCGCTCAGCGCTGGGAGGAAAAAGCTCAGATGTGCTTGGAGGCCAGGTCAGGATGCGGCCCCATGGGGGAAAGAAGGGTGGGGGGGTTGCACCCCAGGTTGTAGGTGGGCTGGGGGCCAAATTCCACAACCCCCCCAGGGGGGTAAAAAGGGGCCAGGGCCCCCTTGGAATGGGAtaacggggctgggggctgccccctgtgtcccccaggGGTGGAtaacggggctgggggctgccccctgtgtcccccaggGGCGGAtaacggggctgggggctgccccctgtgtccccaggggtggataacggggctgggggctgccccctgtgtccccaggggCGGAtaatggggctgggggctgccccctgtgtccccaggggCGGGtaaaggggctgggggctgccccctgtgtccccaggggCGGGtaaaggggctgggggctgcgccctgtgtccccaggggCGGAtaatggggctgggggctgccccctgtgtccccaggggCGGAtaacggggctgggggctgccccctgtgtccccaggggCGGGtaaaggggctgggggctgcgccctgtgtccccaggggtggataacggggctgggggctgccccctgTGACCCCAGGGGCGGGTAAAAGGTGGGGATTTCTCTGCCTGTTCCCAGGTGAAACCAGGCTGGGACTCGATCTGGGTTTGTGGGGGGGGGTCTCTGGGATCTTGGGGAAGGGGTTGTCGAGTGGGCAGACCCCTGGGTTCTCATCCCCTCCCCCGCAGGCAGAAGCACCCCCCGGCCACGCTGGCTGCCATCATCAAAGAAGCGGAAAACATCCCGGCTCTGCTGCCCAACATCCAGGCGCTGAAAGAAGCCCTGGCCAAGGCCCGCGCCTGGATCGCGGACGTGGAGGAGATCCAGGTGGGCTCCAGGGACCCCCTTTTCTGCCCTGGGGGAGGGGCTTTTGATCCCCACACCTCACCCCGCTGTCTCCGCTCACCCCAGAACGGCGACCACTACCCCTGCCTGGATGATCTGGAGGGGCTGGTGGCGGTGGGTCGGGATCTGCCGGTGCGGCTGGAGGAGCTGCGGCAGCTGGAGGTACAGGTCGGCACAGCGCACTCCTGGCGGGATAAAGCTTCCCGCAccttcctgaagaaaaattcCTGCTACACATTATTGGAGGTGAGGGCCAAAAGGGTGCAAAGGACCTAGGGGGGTGGgaagggccgggggggccgcgcTGACCCCCACGATGTCCCCATAGGTGCTGTGTCCCTGCGCCGACGCTGGCTCCGACAGCAGCAAGCGGCTGAAGTGGCGGCAGGAGCCGGGGCTTTACAAACTGGACGCCGAGAGCTTGGGGCTTTCGGCGCAGGATCTCCGTGACCCTGGTGCTGTGGTGAGCAGGatgggggttgtttgtttgtttgtttgttttggggtggggggggtgtgggggaagcagcagggcaCCCCGCATCCCTGTGCCGCTCACAtcacgcttttttttttttttttttaaatgtctattttattttttttttttaatgtctattttttttattatttttgcccCCAGATCGTGGCGTTTAAAGAaggggagcagaaagaaaaggaggggatGCTCCGGCTACGCCATGCCAATGCCCAAAAAGCCACGCCACCCCTCCCAGGTCCAGGACCACCCTCCTGCGTCTGTGGGCAACCAGCGAGCCCCGGCATGCTGCAGTGCCAGCTCTGCCGGGACTGGTTTCACGGTGCTTGCGTAGCCTGGCCCCGCTTGGGCTCTCAAAAACCCTCTCCGGCTTGGTGGGAGTGGGACGCCAAATTTCTCTGCCCTCTTTGCCAACGATCGCGGCGTCCTCGGTTGGAAACCATCTTGGCGTTGCTGGTGGCGCTGCAGAAGCTGCCGGTGCGCTTGCCGGAGGGCGAAGCCTTGCAGTGTTTGACCGAACGAGCCATCACTTGGCAGGACCGTGCCCGTCAGCTCCTCGCTTCTCCCGACGTCGCGGGGCCTTTGGAGCGCTTGGCGGCTCTGCGGCATCGCCTGCATGGGGACGGGGACGGTGCCCTGCGGGAGGCCAGCCGCAATGAGCAGACCAAGGTGGGGGGGGCAGGTTTTGGGGCTGGGGGTAGGGTTTGGGGTGGATTTTAAGGTTTTTTGGGTAGattttggggctggggggcaggtTTTGGGGCGggttttggggctgggggaggccgTGCCCCCCCCACTTGCTCATGCTGTGCCCCCCACCTTTGCTCCAGGTATCAGTGGAGAACGGCGATGCCCCCAGCCCGGAGAAGAATGGCCCCCTGCCTTCGGGTGAGTAGGGCTTTGAGGGGAGCTGGGAGTGGGGGATCCCCTGTGAGTGCCAGGGGTGCTGGGATCCACTGGATCCTGCGCAGGCCCTGTGCCATCCTCTGGTGAGCCTGGTGAGGGCCGTAGGGCTCCAGGGATCCCGTGTGAGCactggggaggcaggagagatCTGGTGGATCCCTCATGGGTACAGGGGATGCTGTGGGACTGTGGATCTGTAGGGTTCACATAGGATCCCATGTGAGGACAGGGACGATGTGGGATTCCAGGGATCCTATATGGGTGCAGGGGGCAGTGTGGGACAGCAGGTGTCCCCTGCAAGCCCTGTAGATCTAGTGTGAGCGCAGAGGGGGGTCGCTAGGGGATCAACTGAATCCTGTGTGGGTGCTATGGATTCCATCTGAGCACAGGTGGCACTGCGGGGCTGTAGGGAGCCTGTGGGAGCCCTATCAATCCTGTGTCACACCAGGGCCCAGCGGATCTTCTATGAGCCCAGTGGATCCCATGGgagcacagggatgctgtgggacTCTCAGTATCCTGTGTGAGCCCTGTGGATCACATGGGAGTACAGGAGCTGTTGTAGGGCTCAGTGGATCTATAGGGCTCACGTATGCTCACAGGGATCTTTGGGACAATGTGCAACTGCAGAGATCCCAGGTGAGCACAGGGGACACAGGGGCTCAAGGGGTCCTATGCAAGGCCCGTGGATCCCATGTGATGCTGGGAGACCCAGTGGATTCCATGTGAGCCTAGAGGACACCCTTGTCAGTATAGGGAGCACTGTGGGGCTCCAGAGATCTTATGTGAGCCATATAGGTCCTGTGTAACACTGGGATCCATTGGATCCCATATGAGTACAGGGGACAGTGTCAGACTAAGGATCCTGTATGAGCCTCGTGGATCCCATGTAAGTGCAGAGGACATTGTGGGATTCCAGGGGTCCCGTGTGAGCCCTGTGGATCCCAGGTCAGCCCCAGGGGTCCTGTGGGGGCACAGTGAGACCTAGTGGATCCCGTGTGAgtgcagtgatgctgcagaACCCTGTGGGTCCCCTGCGGGCCACAGGGATCTTGTGAGTACCGGGATGGTGGGGGCTTCAGGGATCCTCTGTGAGTACAGGGACACACTGTGCAACTCCAGGGAGCCTCTGTGATCCCTGTGGATCCCCTGTGATGCTGGCTCCTAGTGGATCCCACATGAGCACAGGGGACCCTGTGGGGCTCTAGGGAGCTTGCATGAGCCCGAGGAGAAGGTGGGACTCCAGGGATCCCACGGGAACCCTGTGGATCCCAtgtggtgctggggaccccGGTGGGTTACCATCCCCGTCGGCAGCCGCAGGGATGCCACGGAGAGGGGTCCGTGCGGATCCCAGGGGAGCCCCGTGGATCCTGATGTCCGTgccctgggagggggggggggggggggtcaggcCATCCAGCGGGTCCTGGCGCGGGGGTGACGcagtgtccccatgtccccccgGTGACGCGGTGTCCCCGCAGAGCTGGAGGCGCTGAGCGCGGCGCTGCCGCGGCTGCAGGGCCCGGTGCTGGAGCTGGCGGagggggcgcggcggccgctGGAGGAGCTGATGATGGAGGGGGATCTGCTGGAGGTGACGCTGGACGAGGCCCAGAGCATCTGgcggctgctgcaggctgcccgcccgcccccgctCCCGCTCTTCCGTCTCCTCCTCGAGGTACGGGGGGAACCCCTGAACCCCAAAAATGCCCtcgacccccccccccccccaaaaacctCCCCAGGGACCCCTCAAAGCTTCCCCAGAGCTCCGAACAGTCTCCAGCATGATGGAACCTCTCCAGAGCATCTCTAGGACCCCAGAACTTCCCTGAAACGCCGCAGGGATCCTAGAGTTCCCCCAAAGCCTGTCCCTGGGACCCCAAAACTCCCCCCCAACCTACCCCGGGAACCCCAAAACTGCCCCGAAGCACCTTGGGGACCCCATAATTGCTCAAAAGCCTCCCCAGAACCCAAAACTGCTCCAAACCACCTTCAGGACCCCAGAGCCACCTCAGAGCACCCCCAGAGCTTCAGATTCACTTCCAAAGTGTCCCCAAAACACCCTGGGGACCCCCAAACCACCCTCGGGGATGCCTGAACTGCCTTTGCCACCCTGTAGCCATTCCTGACATCCCCCGCCCATCTTTAAGTGTCGTGTTGACCCCCCAAACCAATTTGAAACTGCCCCAGGGACACCAAAAGTGGCCCCACGCTGTTCCCTTTGCCCTGATCCACCTCCTCCTCAAGGTAGGGTCCCCAAAATTGCCCCAGGGACCCCAAAACTGTCCCTGTGTTCTTCCCTTTGCTCTCTAACATTTCCCTCCTCAGATCGGGTCCCCAAAATCCCTCCTGGGGACCCCAAAACCATTCCCAGTCAGCTCCCCTTACCATGTTCCACCCTTTCCCCAAGG is part of the Falco naumanni isolate bFalNau1 chromosome 18, bFalNau1.pat, whole genome shotgun sequence genome and harbors:
- the KDM5C gene encoding lysine-specific demethylase 5C — translated: MAAAARPGGPGNHAGVAAGSGGGTEPTGDAVPPRPAAGPPKAAGEERASAAPRLPKAGGEPRSKGGGTGKGPGGRPPGEERSPRKTPEERGARSGDRPGPEDKARRPFGGPRSGGEAPRGPPTGGDQRGEWVTPWLSVAGEPEPPEDFLPPPECPVFEPSWAEFSDPLGYIAKIRPIAEKSGICKIRPPADWQPPFAVEVDNFRFTPRIQRLNELEAQTRVKLNYLDQIAKFWEIQGSSLKIPNVERRILDLYSLSKVVIEEGGYEAICKDRRWARVAQRLAYPSGKNIGSLLRAHYERIIYPYEMYQSGANLVQCNTRPFESEEKDREYKPHSIPLRQSVQPSKFNSYGRRAKRLQQEPEPTEEDIEKNPELKKLQIYGAGPKMLGLGLVAKDKTLRKKDKEGPECPPTVVVKEEPVGAEAKVEPVSPRAYLEGKEELRHSPEPCTKMTMRLRRSHSNSQFVDSYICRICSRGDEDDKLLLCDGCDDNYHIFCLLPPLPEIPKGIWRCPKCVMAECKRPPEAFGFEQATREYTLQSFGEMADSFKADYFNMPVHMVPTEVVEKEFWRLVNSIEEDVTVEYGADIHSKEFGSGFPISDGKRKLSPEEEEYAGSGWNLNVMPVLKQSVLCHINADISGMKVPWLYVGMVFSAFCWHIEDHWSYSINYLHWGEPKTWYGVPSFAAEHLEEVMKKLTPELFESQPDLLHQLVTLMNPNTLMAHGVPVVRTNQCAGEFVITFPRAYHSGFNQGYNFAEAVNFCTADWLPAGRQCIEHYRRLRRYCVFSHEELICKMAACPEKLDLNLAAAVHKEMFVLVQEERKLRKALLEKGITEAEREAFELLPDDERQCDKCKTTCFLSALACYDCPQCLVCLYHMDDLCKCPRSKQYLRYRYTLDELPAMLHKLKVRAESFDTWANKVRIALEVEDGRKRTLEELRALESEARERKFPENELLHRLKGCLGQAERCVSEALGLISSQETGVPAPSLTVEELRTFLEQMNQLPCVMHQIGEVQALLERVEAFQAEARAALESTPPGPGALRGLLERGARLGVEVPESRRLERQLAQAAWLEEVTATLRSPRARVPLPVMRGLIQAGRTVAPSPAVDVAMAELQELLTIAQRWEEKAQMCLEARQKHPPATLAAIIKEAENIPALLPNIQALKEALAKARAWIADVEEIQNGDHYPCLDDLEGLVAVGRDLPVRLEELRQLEVQVGTAHSWRDKASRTFLKKNSCYTLLEVLCPCADAGSDSSKRLKWRQEPGLYKLDAESLGLSAQDLRDPGAVIVAFKEGEQKEKEGMLRLRHANAQKATPPLPGPGPPSCVCGQPASPGMLQCQLCRDWFHGACVAWPRLGSQKPSPAWWEWDAKFLCPLCQRSRRPRLETILALLVALQKLPVRLPEGEALQCLTERAITWQDRARQLLASPDVAGPLERLAALRHRLHGDGDGALREASRNEQTKVSVENGDAPSPEKNGPLPSELEALSAALPRLQGPVLELAEGARRPLEELMMEGDLLEVTLDEAQSIWRLLQAARPPPLPLFRLLLELEQAERRGARARGRDPERRRKRRAERGDLPPLAKEELEPKRSRGPEGGTPRDSPPPGPHAPGDS